The following nucleotide sequence is from Pseudomonas sessilinigenes.
AGCCTGACGCTGGTGGCAGGCGTTCAGGCGGCACCGACGGTGCATATTTATAACTGGTCCGACTACATCGGTCAGAGCACCCTGTCTGAGTTTGAAAAGACCACGGGTATCAAGCCGCTGTATGACGTATTCGATTCCAATGAAACCCTGGAAGGCAAATTGCTGGCCGGTCGTACCGGTTATGACGTGGTAGTGCCGTCCAACCACTTCCTGGGCAAGCAGATCAAGGCCGGGGCGTTCCAGAAGCTCGACAAGAGCCTGTTGTCCAACTATGCCAACCTCGACCCGAAGTTGCTCAAGCGTCTTGAGGCCAACGACCCGGGTAACCAATACGCGGTGCCCTATCTGTGGGGCACCAACGGCATCGGCTACAACGTCGAGAAAGTGAAGGCCGCCCTGGGTGTGGACAAGATCGACTCCTGGAGCGCCCTGTTCGAGCCGGAGAACATCAAGAAGCTCAGCGGCTGCGGCGTGGCCTTCCTCGATTCCGCCGACGAAATGATGCCCACGGTGCTCAACTATCTGGGGCTGGACGCCAACAGCACCAACCCTCAGGACTACAAGAAGGCCGAGGCCAAGCTCCTGGCGGTACGTCCCTACGTGACCTACTTCCACTCGTCCAAGTACATCTCTGACCTGGCCAACGGCAATATCTGCGTGGCGGTCGGCTTCTCCGGCGACGTGTTCCAGGCCCGGGCCCGGGCCGCCGATGCCGGCAAGGGCGTGAACATCGCCTACGCCATTCCCAAGGAAGGCGGCGCCCTGTGGTTCGACATGCTGGCCATCCCCAAGGATTCGAGCAACGTCAAGGAGGCCCATGCCTTCATCAACTATTTGCTGCAACCTGAGGTGATCGCCCAGGTCAGTGACTACGTCGGTTATGCCAACCCCAACCCCGGGTCGGACAAGCTGATGGACCAGTCCATTCGCACCGATGAAGCGGTTTATCCACCGCAGGCCGTGCTCGACAAGACTTACGTGTCCATAGAGTTGCCAGCCAGTATCCAACGCTTGATGAACCGCAGCTGGACCAAGGTCAAGACGGGTAAATAGTTCTACAGGCTCAAACTATCCGGGACCCGTCCACCAGGGGCGGGCTGAAAATTTTGTTGGGAGTTTCGCAAATGGCAGTTGCCTCCGGCGCCTATAAGAAAGCCCTCGAGGGCGACCAGACACCCAAGCAGGTGTTGGTCAAGATCGACCGGGTCACGAAAAAGTTCGACGAGACGGTGGCCGTGGACGATGTGTCCCTGGAAATCAAGAAGGGCGAGATCTTTGCCCTGCTGGGTGGTTCCGGTTCGGGCAAGTCCACCCTGCTGCGCATGCTGGCCGGCTTCGAGCGGCCTACCGAGGGGCGGATCTTCCTCGATGGCGTGGACATCACCGACATGCCGCCCTACGAGCGGCCGATCAACATGATGTTCCAGTCCTATGCGCTGTTCCCGCACATGACCGTGGCGCAGAACATCGCCTTCGGCCTCAAGCAGGACAAGATCCCGACGGCGGAGGTCGATGCCCGGGTGGCGGAGATGCTCAAGCTGGTGCAGATGAGCCAGTACGCCAAGCGCAAGCCGCACCAGCTCTCCGGCGGCCAGCGCCAGCGCGTGGCCCTGGCCCGCTCCCTGGCCAAGCGACCCAAGCTGCTGTTGCTCGACGAACCCATGGGCGCCCTGGACAAGAAGCTGCGCTCGCAGATGCAGCTGGAACTGGTGGAGATCATCGAGCGCGTGGGGGTGACCTGCGTGATGGTGACCCACGACCAGGAAGAGGCCATGACCATGGCCGAGCGCATCGCCATCATGCACCTGGGCTGGATCGCCCAGATCGGCAGCCCGATCGATATCTACGAGACCCCGGTCAGCCGCCTGGTCTGCGAGTTCATCGGCAACGTCAACATCTTCGAGGGTGAAGTGGTGGACGATGCCGAAGGCCATGCCTTGATCACTTGCAAGGACGTGGACCGCAACATCTACGTCGGCCATGGCATCAGCACCTCGGTCCAGGACAAGTCGGTGACCTACGCCATCCGCCCGGAAAAACTCCTGGTGACCGCCGAGATGCCGACCTGCGAATACAACTGGTCCAGCGGCAAGGTCCACGACATCGCCTACCTGGGCGGCCACTCGGTGTTCTACGTCGAACTGCCGAGCGGCAAGCTGGTGCAATCCTTCGTCGCCAACGCCGAGCGCCGCGGGGCGCGGCCGACCTGGGGTGACCAGGTCTACGTGTGGTGGGAAGACGACAGCGGCGTGGTACTGCGCTCATGAACATGCGAAAGCTCAAGCGCCGACTCGACCGAATAATTCCCGGAGGCCGCCAGTTGGTCATCGGGATTCCGTTCATCTGGCTGTTCCTGTTCTTCATGCTGCCGTTCTTCATCGTCCTGAAGATCAGCTTCGCCGAAGCGGACGTGGCCATCCCGCCGTACACCGAGATCTACAGCTACGTCGACCAGAAGCTGCAGATCCTGCTGAACCTGGGCAACTACGCGATGCTCGGGGACGACGAGCTGTACATCGCCGCCTACCTCGGCTCGCTGAAGATGGCATTCATCAGCACCATCCTCTGCCTGCTGATCGGCTACCCGATGGCCTATGCCATCGCCAGTGCCCGCAAGGAAATGCAGACCGTGCTGGTGCTGCTGATCATGATGCCGACCTGGACCGCGATCCTGATCCGCGTCTATGCCTGGATGGGCATCCTGAGCAACAACGGCCTGCTCAACGGTTTCCTGATGTCCATGGGCTGGATCAGCGAGCCGCTGCAGATCCTCAACACCAACACCGCGGTGTACATCGGCGTGGTCTATTCCTACCTGCCGTTCATGGTGCTGCCGCTGTACGCCAACCTGGTCAAGCATGACCCGAGCCTGCTGGAAGCCGCTGCCGACCTGGGGTCGGGGACCTTCAACAGCTTCTGGAGGATCACCGTACCGCTGTCCAAGAACGGCATCATCGCCGGCTGCATGCTGGTGTTCATCCCGGTGGTGGGTGAATTCGTGATTCCTGAATTGCTCGGTGGTCCGGAGACCCTGATGATCGGCAAGGTGCTGTGGCAGGAGTTCTTCAACAACCGTGACTGGCCGGTGGCCTCGGCCCTGGCGGTGGTGATGCTGGCGATCCTGATCGTGCCGATCATCCTGTTCAACCGTAGCCAGGCCAAAGAAATGGAGGCCAAGGAATGAAGCGCTTCAGTTTCTCCAACCTGATGCTGGTCCTGGGCCTGCTGTTCATCTACCTGCCGATGCTGATCCTGGTGATCTACTCGTTCAACGCCTCGCGGCTGGTGACGGTGTGGGGCGGTTGGTCGGTCAGCTGGTATGTCGGCCTGCTGGACAACACCCAGTTGATGGGCTCGGTGCTGCGCTCCCTGGAGATCGCCTGCTACACCGCCGTGGCGGCGGTGGCCCTGGGCACCCTGGCGGCGTTCGTCATGACCCGGATCAGCCGCTTCAAGGGGCGCACCCTGTTCGGCGGCCTGGTAACCGCGCCGCTGGTGATGCCCGAGGTGATTACCGGCCTGTCGCTGTTGCTGCTGTTCGTGGCCATGGCCCAGGCCATCGGCTGGCCCCAGGAGCGTGGCATCGCCACCATCTGGATCGCCCATACCACCTTCTGTGCCGCCTACGTGGCGGTGGTGGTGTCGGCGCGCCTGCGCGAGCTGGACCTGTCCATCGAAGAAGCGGCCATGGACCTGGGCGCGCGGCCGTTCAAGGTGTTCTTCCTGATCACCATCCCGATGATCGCCCCGTCCCTGGCGGCGGGCGGCATGATGTCTTTCGCCTTGTCCCTGGACGACCTGGTATTGGCCAGCTTCGTGTCCGGCCCGGGCTCCACCACCTTGCCGATGGAAGTCTTCTCGGCAGTGCGCCTGGGGGTCAAGCCGGAGATCAATGCCGTGGCCAGCCTGATTTTGCTGGCGGTATCGCTGGTGACCTTCCTGGTCTGGTTCTTCAGCCGGCGTGCCGAAGAGGCCCGCAAGCGGGCGATCCAGCAAGCCATCGAAGAGAGCGCCGCCGATTCCTGGAAACAGCCGGACGTGCGTCGGCCCAAGGCGCCGCAAGCCGCTTGAGCCTGTTGCAATAGCACAACGCCCCTTTCCAGGGGCGTTGTGGTTTCTGGCCTCGTATCCTGGTTCAGGAAACCCAGGGCGAGCGGCGAATCACTTCGACGAAGTTCGTCGGCTGGAACCCAGGCTGCTGGTCGGCCAGGACATCGGTCTTGACGTTGCCGAAGGTGGTCTGCGGCCGATGGCGCAGGCCGTCGGCGAATGCGCAGATGATGCACTCCTTGAAACCTTCGCCCCGGGGATGGGCATGCACCACCGCCTCGCGCTGGGCGCTGGGGAAGGCCGCGTAGTCGATGCCCAGGACGTCCATCTCGACCCCGGCTGTGACCAGGGCCACGGTGGGGCGCAGGTGCTGGGGGATGCCGGGAGTGGTATGCAGGGCGATGGACAGCCAGACTTGCTCGATATCGTCGTCGCTCAGCCCGTAGGGCTTGAGGAAGTCCCGGGCGGCATTGGCGCCGTCGACTTCGAAGCGCTGGTCGTCGCTGCGGTGGCCGGGCACCAGGCCCAGGTCGTGGAACATCGCGCCGACGTACAGCAGCTGTGAGTCGTATTGCAACTGGCGGCGTTCGCCGCTCAGGGCACCGAACAGGAACACCCTACGCGAGTGGTGGTACAGCAAGTCGGATTCGATATCACGAATGTAGTCGGTGGTGGCCCGGGCCAGGGCGCTGTCGGGAATCTTGATCCCGGCGATGGTGGAGCTCATGGGGCGGTCCTCGTGGCGGGCGCCGTACTGGCGCTGGAGCCCAGAGTCTGTGCCTGGCCAGGCATGGGGACAATCGATCCGGGGCTGCGATCCGGGCCAACCTGGGGGCATTTACGGCCATGGGCTGTCGCCTCGGGGGCCTGGTTGCGACAATCCAGTGTCGGGCTTGCCTGCCCGGCCCATAGAAGAAGGTGCGTGCCATGGCCAGATCCGTTGCCATCCTGGTGTTTCCCGGTGTCCAGGCCCTCGATGTGACGGGCCCCATGGACGTATTTTGCGAGGCCAATCGGTTCTTGCCGGCCGAAGACCATTACCGCCTGGAGGTGATCGGGCTCCAGGCCGGCGCGCAGGTTTGCTCCAACGGCCTGGTGCTGCAGGCCCGGCGCTCCTTCGAAGAGGCTGTGGAAGCCTTCGACCTGTTGCTGGTGGCGGGTGGGCCGCAAGTCCCCGGCAGCGACTTCGGTCCGGCCTTCGACGCCTGGCTGCGCGGGGCTTGTGCCCGGGCCGCGGGCTTCGGTTCGATATGCAACGGCGCGTTCATCCTGGCTCGGGCAGGCCTGCTGGAGGGACGCACGGTGACCACCCACTGGAGCAATGCGCCGGCGCTCGCGGCCTTGTATCCCTCGACTCGGGTCGAGGTCGATCGCCTGTATGTCGAGGACGACAGGCTGTTTACCTCGGCGGGGGTCACCGCCGGCATCGACCTGTCGTTGTATCTGCTGGCCAAGGACTGGGGCGCCGAGGTGGCCTTGAACGTGGCCAAGCGTCTGGTGGTGTTTACCCAGCGCGCCGGAGGCCAGTCGCAGTTCAGCCCGTTCCTGCTGCCCCAGGCTACAGCCACCTCCGTCGTGGCCCAGGTCCAGCAACATGTGCTGGATCACCTGCAGGACAACCTGAGTATCGGCGAGCTGGCGCGTGCGGCGCGCATGAGTCCACGCAACTTTTCCCGGGTCTTTGTTCGTGAGGCTGGAATAACCCCGGCACAGTTCGTCGAGCGGGCGCGGGTAGATGCCGCTCGGGCGCTGCTGGAGCGCTCGTCGGCGCCGCTCAAGACCCTGGCCTATCGCTGCGGGTTTCGCGATGCCCAGCACCTGCTCCGTGTGTTCAAGCGCCGCCTGGGGCTGACCCCGCAGCAGTTCCGGGCGAACTTCGCCCCGCCGTCCTGGTAGCCAGCGGCGGCTACCAGGGCGCCTGGTTCAGGGGCGGCGGGCCGGCAGCAGCTTCAGGGTGCTACGGGTGTTGGCAGTGACTTCCTCTTCGCTGAAGTGCGCCTGCTGGTAAACCCCTTCGATGTAGGCCTCGGCCTGGTCGTCATAGTGCTTGTCGAACAGCACCCCGCTCTGGCCGACCGGGTTGATGGTCAGGCTATGGGCCGGATCGGCGAAGTCGATGATGCGCCGGGTCGAAGGGCCGTAGACCACCGACCAGGGGGCCGGGCCGATCTTGCTGGTGAGGTTGTTCGGCACCTCATGGCTGCCGGGGGCCTCCAGGGGGCCGACGTTGAACACGCGGTCCAGGGGTTTTTGCATGCCCAGCGGATGAACATGGGTCAGGGTGTGGGCAGTGCCCCAGCGCCATTGCGCCGGGTTCGGCCCCAGGGTGCGCTTGAGGTGGTCGAGGCTGGCGCGCCAGGCCACTTTCACCGTGTCGGCCCGGGTTTCACGCTGGGCGGTGGCACGGTTGTCCCACCAGGGGGAATCGGGATCTGCCGCCAGGCGCGGCAGGGCGGCATCCACAACGCGGGCCTGGATCAGCGCATCGAAAAAAGCATCGCCGAGCTTTTCATGGAAGGTGGCGTTGGCCAGTTCGAACAGGAACTGGTTGAACAGGGTGGCGCTGGTGGATTCCAGCGGATAGTCGCCTTGCCATTGCGCCAGTTGTTCCACCAGCTTGAGTTCCTCTGGGGCGCTGACCACTTCACGCAGTACTGGCAGCAGAGGTGCCAACAGGCGCGGACCGTAGGCGGTAGTGGTGCCCAGTTGCAGCTTCTGGGTGTTCTCCAGGTCCCATTTCACGCTCTTGTCGCTGAGTTGGCGATCCAGCTGCTGGCCGCGGTCGGGGAGGTTGTAGTAGCCGGGGATCTCCATGCCGGTGGGCGAGACTGGCTGGAAGTTGGCCGAGACGATGTAACCCCGGGCCGGGTTCTCTTCCTGGGGATTGGCGCTGAAGGGGTAGAAGCCATCCTTGTCCGCCATGGCGGTACTGCCGTCGAGGATGAAGGCCGGCTTGGCGCCGGCCGGGCGCTTGGGCAGCAGCGCCGAGGCCCACCAGCCGATATCGCCCTTGGCATTGGCCCAGACGATATTCAGCCCGGGTGCGTGGACCTTGGCTGCGGCGGCGCGGACCTTGGCCAGGGTGTCGGCGCGGTTGAGCTGGTAGAAGCCATCGAGTATCGGGTTGGGGGTCTCCAGGAAACCCCACCACATGGCCACCGGGGCCTTGCCCACGGTGCTGCCGAGCATGTCGTTGATGATCGGGCCATGGGGCGACTGGCGCAGGGTCAAGGTCACCGGTGCCTGGCCCTTGACGGCGATCTGCTGCTGGCTGCTGGCCAGGTCGACCCACTGCTCGTGATACCAGACCTGGTTGGGGTTGTCCGGGTTGACCTTCTCGGCGATCAGGTCGAGATCGTCGTTCTGGAACATGGTCAGGCTCCAGCCGAAGTCCAGGTTGTGGCCCAGGAACGCAAAGGGCACCAGGGCCTGGTGGTGGCCGTAGAGCTCGAAGCCCGGTGCCGACAGCTGCGCTTCGTACCACACCGACGGCAGGGAGTAGCGGATATGCGGGTCGCCGGCCAGCAGCGGGCGGCCGCTTTTGGTCCGGCTGCCGGCCACGGCCCAGGCATTGCTGCCTTCGAATTGCGGCAACCCGGCCTCCACCAGGGCTTGCTGGCTCAGGTGGGCGATGCGGCCCAGGTCCTGCCAATCAATGGTGGCCAGGGGCAGGGACGGTTGTGGCTTGCCCTTGGCCAGCACGCCCTTGGGTTGCCAGTCCAGGTCGAAGATCTTCAGGTAGTCGTTGCCCAGTTCGTCGCGGATGTAGGTCAGCACGGGCTCGGAGCGAAAGGCCATGGCGAAGCTGTAGGCCATGAACCCGGCGACGCTGACAGTGTCTTCGGCGGTAAAGGGCCGCTTGCGGATGCCCAGGACGTCGAACTCCATGGGTTGGGCGTGGCTGTCCTGATACTGGTTGATACCGTCCAGATAGGCTTCCAGGGCCTTCCAGGCCGGGGACTGGCGGTCCAGCGCGGCTACGTAGCTATCGGCTCGCTCGCGGATGCGCAGGCTGCGGAACAGTTTGTCGGTATCGAGCAGCTTGGGCCCGAGGATCTCGGCCAGCTCGCCACGGGACAGGCGTCGCAGCATTTCCATCTGGAACAGACGGTCCTGGGCATGCACGTAGCCCAGCGCGCGATACAGGTCGGTTTCGTTCTCCGCGCGGATGTGCGGTACGCCGCGCTCGTCGTAGCGCACCGTGACCGAGCCTTGCAGGCCGCTGATCTCCACCTGGCCCTGGCGCACCGGCTGCTTGCTGTACAGATACCCGCCGATGCCCGCCAGCAGGGCGAGGACCAACACGGCGACGACGGTCAGGCTGCGTTTCATGCGAGCTCCTTGCTGTTGTTGTGTTCAGTGCCGTCTTGCTCGGGCAGCAGACATGTAGCACATCTGGACAGCAGTGCGCAGGAGGCAGTCCTCGATTAGTCGTGAATGCCTTGGTCGTTGCCGCTGGCCCAGGGGCAGTAGCAGCCCACCGCCAGGGTATGGGTGGCGCTGACCCCGCGCTCTTCCTGCAGGGCCTGGAGAATGGGTTCGATGAAGCTGTTGCTGGAGTTGCAGGTCAGGCCTTCGCTGTAGGGGCCGAAGTAGGCCAGCTGGCCGTTGCGGTCCCAGATCGCCACGGCCGGGCTGGCGGGGATCTGTTCGGCTCCGGGCAGGTTGTGCAGGGGCTTGAGCCGGTCCAGGTTGCCTGGTAACCGATCATGGCTGCCTGGCTTTTGCACGGCGTAGAACTCCACGCCCCGGGGGCCATAGGTTTCGATCAGCTCGGCCAGGTGCTGCTGGTTGCCGACGTTGCAGGGGCAGGCCGGGTCCCAGAAGTGCACCAGGCGAATCGCTCCCGGGCCGGCCAGTTCCTCTGGCAACTGCAGGGCATCGCCGGAGAACATCGCCGTATGCTCGCTGAAGGCGCGCAGGTAGCGGCCCTGGAACCAGTCGTAGGCGCTCCACAGGACGGCGGCGCAAATCAGGACGAGCAGGCTGGCAAGCAGGGTCGTGCGGTAGGGCTGGCGCATGGGGATCGGTCCTCGAAGGT
It contains:
- a CDS encoding polyamine ABC transporter substrate-binding protein, whose protein sequence is MPISLFRKAMLVAASLTLVAGVQAAPTVHIYNWSDYIGQSTLSEFEKTTGIKPLYDVFDSNETLEGKLLAGRTGYDVVVPSNHFLGKQIKAGAFQKLDKSLLSNYANLDPKLLKRLEANDPGNQYAVPYLWGTNGIGYNVEKVKAALGVDKIDSWSALFEPENIKKLSGCGVAFLDSADEMMPTVLNYLGLDANSTNPQDYKKAEAKLLAVRPYVTYFHSSKYISDLANGNICVAVGFSGDVFQARARAADAGKGVNIAYAIPKEGGALWFDMLAIPKDSSNVKEAHAFINYLLQPEVIAQVSDYVGYANPNPGSDKLMDQSIRTDEAVYPPQAVLDKTYVSIELPASIQRLMNRSWTKVKTGK
- a CDS encoding ABC transporter ATP-binding protein, whose product is MAVASGAYKKALEGDQTPKQVLVKIDRVTKKFDETVAVDDVSLEIKKGEIFALLGGSGSGKSTLLRMLAGFERPTEGRIFLDGVDITDMPPYERPINMMFQSYALFPHMTVAQNIAFGLKQDKIPTAEVDARVAEMLKLVQMSQYAKRKPHQLSGGQRQRVALARSLAKRPKLLLLDEPMGALDKKLRSQMQLELVEIIERVGVTCVMVTHDQEEAMTMAERIAIMHLGWIAQIGSPIDIYETPVSRLVCEFIGNVNIFEGEVVDDAEGHALITCKDVDRNIYVGHGISTSVQDKSVTYAIRPEKLLVTAEMPTCEYNWSSGKVHDIAYLGGHSVFYVELPSGKLVQSFVANAERRGARPTWGDQVYVWWEDDSGVVLRS
- a CDS encoding ABC transporter permease subunit, whose protein sequence is MNMRKLKRRLDRIIPGGRQLVIGIPFIWLFLFFMLPFFIVLKISFAEADVAIPPYTEIYSYVDQKLQILLNLGNYAMLGDDELYIAAYLGSLKMAFISTILCLLIGYPMAYAIASARKEMQTVLVLLIMMPTWTAILIRVYAWMGILSNNGLLNGFLMSMGWISEPLQILNTNTAVYIGVVYSYLPFMVLPLYANLVKHDPSLLEAAADLGSGTFNSFWRITVPLSKNGIIAGCMLVFIPVVGEFVIPELLGGPETLMIGKVLWQEFFNNRDWPVASALAVVMLAILIVPIILFNRSQAKEMEAKE
- a CDS encoding ABC transporter permease subunit — protein: MKRFSFSNLMLVLGLLFIYLPMLILVIYSFNASRLVTVWGGWSVSWYVGLLDNTQLMGSVLRSLEIACYTAVAAVALGTLAAFVMTRISRFKGRTLFGGLVTAPLVMPEVITGLSLLLLFVAMAQAIGWPQERGIATIWIAHTTFCAAYVAVVVSARLRELDLSIEEAAMDLGARPFKVFFLITIPMIAPSLAAGGMMSFALSLDDLVLASFVSGPGSTTLPMEVFSAVRLGVKPEINAVASLILLAVSLVTFLVWFFSRRAEEARKRAIQQAIEESAADSWKQPDVRRPKAPQAA
- a CDS encoding HD domain-containing protein → MSSTIAGIKIPDSALARATTDYIRDIESDLLYHHSRRVFLFGALSGERRQLQYDSQLLYVGAMFHDLGLVPGHRSDDQRFEVDGANAARDFLKPYGLSDDDIEQVWLSIALHTTPGIPQHLRPTVALVTAGVEMDVLGIDYAAFPSAQREAVVHAHPRGEGFKECIICAFADGLRHRPQTTFGNVKTDVLADQQPGFQPTNFVEVIRRSPWVS
- a CDS encoding GlxA family transcriptional regulator; translation: MARSVAILVFPGVQALDVTGPMDVFCEANRFLPAEDHYRLEVIGLQAGAQVCSNGLVLQARRSFEEAVEAFDLLLVAGGPQVPGSDFGPAFDAWLRGACARAAGFGSICNGAFILARAGLLEGRTVTTHWSNAPALAALYPSTRVEVDRLYVEDDRLFTSAGVTAGIDLSLYLLAKDWGAEVALNVAKRLVVFTQRAGGQSQFSPFLLPQATATSVVAQVQQHVLDHLQDNLSIGELARAARMSPRNFSRVFVREAGITPAQFVERARVDAARALLERSSAPLKTLAYRCGFRDAQHLLRVFKRRLGLTPQQFRANFAPPSW
- a CDS encoding penicillin acylase family protein, which encodes MKRSLTVVAVLVLALLAGIGGYLYSKQPVRQGQVEISGLQGSVTVRYDERGVPHIRAENETDLYRALGYVHAQDRLFQMEMLRRLSRGELAEILGPKLLDTDKLFRSLRIRERADSYVAALDRQSPAWKALEAYLDGINQYQDSHAQPMEFDVLGIRKRPFTAEDTVSVAGFMAYSFAMAFRSEPVLTYIRDELGNDYLKIFDLDWQPKGVLAKGKPQPSLPLATIDWQDLGRIAHLSQQALVEAGLPQFEGSNAWAVAGSRTKSGRPLLAGDPHIRYSLPSVWYEAQLSAPGFELYGHHQALVPFAFLGHNLDFGWSLTMFQNDDLDLIAEKVNPDNPNQVWYHEQWVDLASSQQQIAVKGQAPVTLTLRQSPHGPIINDMLGSTVGKAPVAMWWGFLETPNPILDGFYQLNRADTLAKVRAAAAKVHAPGLNIVWANAKGDIGWWASALLPKRPAGAKPAFILDGSTAMADKDGFYPFSANPQEENPARGYIVSANFQPVSPTGMEIPGYYNLPDRGQQLDRQLSDKSVKWDLENTQKLQLGTTTAYGPRLLAPLLPVLREVVSAPEELKLVEQLAQWQGDYPLESTSATLFNQFLFELANATFHEKLGDAFFDALIQARVVDAALPRLAADPDSPWWDNRATAQRETRADTVKVAWRASLDHLKRTLGPNPAQWRWGTAHTLTHVHPLGMQKPLDRVFNVGPLEAPGSHEVPNNLTSKIGPAPWSVVYGPSTRRIIDFADPAHSLTINPVGQSGVLFDKHYDDQAEAYIEGVYQQAHFSEEEVTANTRSTLKLLPARRP
- a CDS encoding DUF6436 domain-containing protein yields the protein MRQPYRTTLLASLLVLICAAVLWSAYDWFQGRYLRAFSEHTAMFSGDALQLPEELAGPGAIRLVHFWDPACPCNVGNQQHLAELIETYGPRGVEFYAVQKPGSHDRLPGNLDRLKPLHNLPGAEQIPASPAVAIWDRNGQLAYFGPYSEGLTCNSSNSFIEPILQALQEERGVSATHTLAVGCYCPWASGNDQGIHD